GAACTGGCACTCGCCAACCCTTTAACTGGAATGCGTCCAGCGAGATAAGCGAATCGTCCGGCTTGAGTTGCCATCCCCATTGCTTGCGCCATCAGGACGGGATCTTGAGCTTGGGCGATCGCCGTGTTAATCAGCAGCGCATCCGCTCCCATTTCCATTGCTTGAGCCGCTTCGCTCGGTGTACCAATTCCGGCATCAACCACCACGGGCACTTTTGCGTTTTCGATAATGATTTGAATGTTGGCAGTATTCCGAATCCCCTGGCCAGAACCGATCGGGGAACCCAACGGCATTACCGTAGCGCAGCCTGCTTCTTCTAAATGTTTTGCTAGCAAAGGATCAGCATTGATATAGGGCAGAACGGCGAAGCCTTCTTTGACTAATTGTTCAGCGGCTTTGAGTGTGCCGATCGGGTCAGGAAGCAAATACTTCGAGTCAGGAATGACCTCTAGCTTGACAAAGTTATTGTCTTCCTGTCCTAAAAGTTTTGCCATTTCGCGCCCCAGTCGCGCCACCCGAATCGCATCTTCTGCGGTCTGGCAGCCTGCGGTATTGGGCAGCATCCAAATTTTGCTCCAGTCCAGAGCTTCTGCGAGACCTTCATGTCCGGGGGCATTGGTTTGGACGCGTCGCACCGCCACGGTCACAATCTCACAACCGCTAGAGGCAACGCTGCCCCGCATCTCATCAAAATTGCGATACTTCCCGGTTCCCGTCATTAGTCGCGATCGAAACGATCGTCCGGCAATCACCAGTGGAGATTCAAGCGAAGAGGCATGAGAGGGAAGAGATGCAGGGGATTCTGTAGGAGTAGAAAATTGCAGCATGGGTTGTTGGATGATTAATTCGGTCGAAATAGAGGGTGCAAGTGTTGGGATCGAGGGCTGGAGAAAGCGTTGCCAGGAGAAGTACGGCAGCAAGGGGTCGATCGTCTGATTCCAGATGCGATCGGCAATCAGTTGGGCAGTAATCGGCGTGAGCAGAATGCCGTTGCGATAGTGTCCGGTTGCCAGCGTCAGATTATCACAGAGGCTATCGCCTAAAATGGGTAGCTCATCTGGAGTTGCCGGACGGAAGCCCCACCAGCATTCTTGCATCGGCAGATCTTTCAACGCTGGATAAAGCCGAACGGCTGCATTGATCAGTTCTTGTAGTCCTGCAAGGGTGTTGTCGGGCGTAAAGCCAACATTCTCACTGGTTGCCCCAATCACAATTTGCCCATGCTGCCGGGGGACAATATACACTTCTTCCCCATACAAAACGCGCTGGAGAGACAGGCCTGCTTGACTATTTTGCGGCACTTTGACTGCCAGCATTTGCCCTTTGCGCGGCTGCACCGGAACTGGAATTAATGACTGCGACCAAGCTCCTGTCGCTAATATATAATGTCCGGCTTGTAGGTCTCCAATCGTCGATCGCAGTTTAGTGACTCGTCCTTGCTGCTGCTGAATTGCAGTCACTTCAACGCCTTCTCGAATCTCAACGCCTAAAATCTGCGCCACCGATCGCAAGGTTTGCGCCAAAGCGCGGTTATCAACCTGCCCATCTTCGGGATACCACCAACCTCCGCTCACCTCAGAACTTAGCCCAGGTTGCGCTAGATGAATTGCCGATCGATCGAGCCAGTATCGAGCCGTTTGATCTGAGCGCTGGGTGACTCCGCGTCCTACCTTATCCGATTCATTCGCTGTTCCATAAACAGGAGCCAAAATCCCGCAAGCCCAGTATCCTGTCGATGTGCCGCTCAGGTCTTCGAGTTTGCTGATCCAATCGGGATAGAGCGCTAAACTCCGGCAGCACAGATCAAGCATCGGACTCGGCTCGATCGCTTCGGCGCTGGGAGCAAGCATTCCGGCGGCAGCATGAGATGCGGCTTGCTGAAAATTGCGGCTCAGGACAGTGACAGCAGCACCGCGTAGTTTGAGTTCAATAGCGATCGACAGCCCAATGACGCCGCTGCCAATAACGAAGATGTCAGTGGATGAGTTCATAGGAGAAAACTTGCAGGCAACACTGAATTTCTAAAATTACCACCATGCGGCGATCGGACGTTGAGTCGGCACAGAATTAGCGGCAGGACTGGGACCAGGCTGAGGATTAGAGCGAGGAGGCAAAATGGGAACCGGACTTGGGACAACGCCTCCGGCCTCAAAGGGTTCGATCGCGGGCGTTGGACTAGGAGCAGGCAGCGGGCTGGGAGCAGGCACAATCGGAGATGAGGGGGGAATTCGCTGGACGGGTGACGGAGCAGAGACTCCATCAGGCAGATTAGGTAATCCCGTTGGAGTACGCTCATTGGCAAACAGATTCGGCAGACGAAAGTTGGAGAAATCAGGTAATCGATCGAGCGAAAAACCAATCCCTCTCAACTGCGGTAGGATGCGATCGCTCATTAACACCACCAGAATCACCAGCAGCGCCAGGGCGATCGTCCGCCCCAGATCTTTCACCAGATTCATGCTTGAGAAAGCAAAAGCAACACCGATCAGTCCGGCAATGCCAATCAGGGCAGAGATGGGTTCAGGCACAATTCAGGCACAATAATGTCATGTCATTTCCTCTATCTTCCATCATCGCGCAGGCTCTCGGCTCTGCGTTACCAAAGTCCGTTAATTGGGGGAGGAATTCGAGGTGGATTGGGCTGAGGAACACGGGCAGGTGGGTTAGGACTGGGCGGGGGAGGCGGCGTTGCTGGGATAGAAGTGGGGGGGACTGGCGCAGGCGTGGCGGTTGGCGTAGGAGAATTCGTCGTGGTTGTCGTGGTAATGGTTGTGGAAGGCAAATTTGCGGGTGGGTTTGCATCGATCGCAGGGCTGGGCGAGACAGTGGGCAACGGGGAAGAAACAGGCGCTACAACCACAGGGACTGGAATTTTAGCAACATCCTGCCACCCCTGCCTAACACCTACCGTGCCGTCGAGTGTAGTAGACGAAACAGGAGGGGAAGCCGTTGGTGAGAGCGTAGCCGCAGGAGAAGCAAGCGGAACAGATGTTGGCGAAATCACAGGCGTTGGCTGAACAGAGTCCTGCCGTAGAACATTCAAAACTTCCCCTGCCTGACCCGATCCCACAAAAGCAGCCAGAGCAGATCCAAAGAGTGCCCAAGTCACCCACTGCAAAATCCCCATCCCTCGCCCTGCATTAAAGACAAACGTCCCCAATACCACCAACAACCCACTTAAAAGCAACAAACCCATCAATACATTCACGTTCTGTCTCCAGATGCTGTGCTTATTTTAGGGGGTAGGGATCGAGGAGCAAGAGTTGAGTGTTAGAGATTGGCAGGTAGGAGATCAAGTTATCACCTCACGACCTATCACAATCCGCATTGATTTCCTACTATCGCCACGTCTCCCCTGTTCCCTGTCCTTCTCACCCCTCTCCCCACACCGATCGATCGCCCTGTCCCCAAAATCCGTCAAATTTTTTAACTTTAATATCGCCTAAAACCTTTACTTGACAAGCAAGCCGCCGATTTTGCGTGACAGAATGGGGTGGGAGCGATCGTCTTGCAGTGTCGCGCCAGTTTGTTGTGGAAACTTCTCCTTCAACCATCACAGCACAAGTGCCACAAGTCCCAATGCCCATACAGTTGATGATCTTAGACTGCCCGTTGTAGAGGTCTATGCCATGCTTGAGGAGAACCTGACGCAGATTCGCACCTCGATCGCACTCAAATGTTTTTCCCTGTGCTGTGACGTTGGGCATAGCAAAATTCCCTGAATCGCGTTTTATCTATTTATCTTTCTGTCTCTTAGTTTACGTTTCTTGACGGATTTCCTGATTCATCTGTTCTAGCATCAGCATTAATGCCTGTTATCTCTCCTATGACTCTTCATTCTCTGCCTGCATCCCGTCAACCGCTCTGGATCTATGACACTACCCTGCGAGATGGG
The DNA window shown above is from Trichocoleus sp. and carries:
- a CDS encoding 2Fe-2S iron-sulfur cluster-binding protein codes for the protein MPNVTAQGKTFECDRGANLRQVLLKHGIDLYNGQSKIINCMGIGTCGTCAVMVEGEVSTTNWRDTARRSLPPHSVTQNRRLACQVKVLGDIKVKKFDGFWGQGDRSVWGEG
- the thiO gene encoding glycine oxidase ThiO translates to MNSSTDIFVIGSGVIGLSIAIELKLRGAAVTVLSRNFQQAASHAAAGMLAPSAEAIEPSPMLDLCCRSLALYPDWISKLEDLSGTSTGYWACGILAPVYGTANESDKVGRGVTQRSDQTARYWLDRSAIHLAQPGLSSEVSGGWWYPEDGQVDNRALAQTLRSVAQILGVEIREGVEVTAIQQQQGRVTKLRSTIGDLQAGHYILATGAWSQSLIPVPVQPRKGQMLAVKVPQNSQAGLSLQRVLYGEEVYIVPRQHGQIVIGATSENVGFTPDNTLAGLQELINAAVRLYPALKDLPMQECWWGFRPATPDELPILGDSLCDNLTLATGHYRNGILLTPITAQLIADRIWNQTIDPLLPYFSWQRFLQPSIPTLAPSISTELIIQQPMLQFSTPTESPASLPSHASSLESPLVIAGRSFRSRLMTGTGKYRNFDEMRGSVASSGCEIVTVAVRRVQTNAPGHEGLAEALDWSKIWMLPNTAGCQTAEDAIRVARLGREMAKLLGQEDNNFVKLEVIPDSKYLLPDPIGTLKAAEQLVKEGFAVLPYINADPLLAKHLEEAGCATVMPLGSPIGSGQGIRNTANIQIIIENAKVPVVVDAGIGTPSEAAQAMEMGADALLINTAIAQAQDPVLMAQAMGMATQAGRFAYLAGRIPVKGLASASSPVTGTITS